A stretch of DNA from Cyprinus carpio isolate SPL01 chromosome A25, ASM1834038v1, whole genome shotgun sequence:
CAACAGCAACAGATAACACTTAATGACAaaaaagtccctttaaggcatgTGGTTTGTAATTGAATACACATTGAAAACCAGTTTGTGTTTTCGAGTTTTGTTTCTCAAATATGAACTATTCTTTGTCCAtcacatttgaaattataagcaCTGATTGGTTTTCAAATGTATCtgaggtgtgtgtttatgtacatgttacattaaactgttttcagaattattttattaaattggatCTGTTcacctgttatttttttattatacaatagtTCAGTATTATACCAGAATGGTTTAGTTTCAGTGTCATagacattgttataaaaatgtaaagagcATACAGAAACATACTTATCTGTAGCTGACATGTGAATCTTTTACTGGTACAGTGTTTTAACTATTTTATGTCTGGTTAATTTTCAGAAACAGACATTGACTCCGACTCATTTGAGTATGATGAAGAGGTAACTGTCAATGTTACTTTAGTGTATAGTtacttaagtgattttttttctacaacagaACTAAACATATCTtctttctatctgtccatctcttTCTTCTATTACAGGAAAACCATCACATCAATCCCTTTTTGATCAGACCTGGCACAAATCAACTACCATATCCCTTCCAAACCACCACAATTAGCCCAAGAGTTACTACAACAGAACACCCGGTCTATCCAGTCATTAAGACGACACCAAGGACTCATGAAAGAAGACTCTCAGTAGAGGACTCCCAGAAGACTCATGATCATTATTTTCCAGCAGTATACACAGATAAACCTACAGTGAAATACACAGACAAACCTACCATCCTGCCAACCACAGTCACCAGTTTTGTTGTGGATGTACATACCACTAGACCAGATGGTTCTAGCATTGTAGCAGGTGTATCCTCAGAGTCTGATGGCCAAAGCAATACCTTCACAGATTCTCCAACAAGCATTAGCCCTGAAACAAGAGTCATCTCTGGAGCAAGTGTCACCCCTAAAACAAACATCGCCCCCAAAACAAGTGTTTCCCCTGAAACAAGCGTCACCCGTGAAACAAAAGTCACCCCTGAAACAAGAGTCATCTCTGAAACAAGCGTCACCCCTGAAACAAGAGTCACCCCTGAAACAAGAGTCATCTCTGAAACAAGCGTCACCCCTGAAACAAGAGTCATCTCTGAAACAAGCGTCACCCCTGAAACAAGTGTCTTCCCTGAAACAAGCATCACCCCTGAAACAAGAGTCATCTCTGAAACAAGCGTCACCCCTGAAACAAGCATCACCCCTGAAACAAGAGTCATCTCTGAAACAAGCGTCACCCCTGAAACAAGTGTCTTCCCTAAAACAAGCATTACCCCTGAAATAGGAGTCATATCTGAAACAAACGTCACCCCTGAAACAAGTGTCTTCCCTGAAACAAGCATTACCCCTGAAATAAGAGTTATATCTGAAACAAACTTCACCCCTGAAACAAGTGTCTTCCCTGAAACAAGCATCACCCCCAAAACAAACGTCACCCCTGAAACAAGTGTCTTCCCTGAAACAAGAGTCATCTCTGAAACAAGAGTCACCCCTGAAACAAGAGTCACCCCTGAAACAAGTATCTTCCCTGAAACAAGCATCACCCCCAAAACAAACGTTTCCCCTGAAACAAGCATCACCCCTGAAACAAGAGTTATCTCTGAAACAAGCATCACCCCTGAAACAAGCATCACCCCTGAAACAAGTATCTTCCCTGATACAAGAGTCATCTCTGAAACAAGCATCACCCCTGAAACAAGTGTCTCCCCTGAAACAAGCATCACCCCTGAAACAAGCATCACCCCTGAAAAAAGTATCTTCCCTGAAACAAGCATCAACCCTGAAACAAGAGTCATCTCTGAAACAAGCATCACCCCTGAAACAAGTGTCTCCCCTGAAACAAGCATCACCCCTGAAACAAGAGTTATCTCTGAAACAAGCATCACCCCTGAAACAAGCGTCACCCCTGAAACAAGAGTCATCTCTGAAACAAGCATCACCCCTGAAACAAGAATCACCCCTGAAACAAGAGTCATCTCTGAAATAAGTGTCACCCCTGAAACAAGCAGAACCCTTGAAACAAGTGTAACCCTTAAAACATTTGTAACATCACCTTTGATAAACATTTCAGAGGTTGAGGAAGTGACTCAAATTGTAACCGACTCACACAGCTATGGGGAGAGTTCAGTGACTGTAGCCCCATTGCCTGAAATCCCAATGGAATCAACTTCCTCTGCCTTCCTCCCAGAGGTCCCTCTGTGGCCTTTAACTGCTAGCTTGCCTTTTCCAACCACTGCTGCTTTCAGCACTGTTCTGTCGCAGACCACCCAGCCAGTGTTTAATGGTGAGAGTGCTTTGTATGCCCCCTCTGTAGCTGACACTTTGTCCTACGTGCATGCAAGTTCTGTGTCCCCCTATTCCTTAAGCAGTGTGTTGTCTGAGCCCATCCCTGACTGGGACATCCCATACACTGTTTCCATGCTGGTGTATGGTGGTGCCCAGTCTATTACCCCTTCCCCTTCCTACCCTAACCTATTCCTCACCGGCTCTGTGTCTTATTTAGACATAGAGCCTGTCTCTAGTGGTGATTGtattgatgatgatggtgatgatgatattTTGTCTGGGTCCATCTCAGCTGACCCCGAGTGTAGAAGTACTCTTCCCCTTCAAACGTTACTAGAAGTGACTGCTTCTGTGGTCTCCATGCAGCCAAGCTCTGAACATGACCTCTCTGAGTCCCCCAGTATTGTCTCCATCCTGAGCACTCTTGCATATCTCCAGCCTTCGGTTCCAGTCTCTAACGACTACTCTCTGATGACGACAACCCTGGACTCTGACTCTTCTCTCTCAGGTAGCACTGGGGACTCTAGACTGCTGACGGAGTGGGTAGATTCTTCAATAGTAGCTCCTACCTTTAGTCAAGACAATGGTGCATCTACTGAAATTTCTCTGCATGCCTCTTCTAACTTCCTGCCGCCCTCCTCTACTTTGGGACTGTCTTCGTGTAATAGTCTCTTGGGTGACCCATCTAGTCCTGTAGAACACCATTCTTTCCTGTCCACCTCCAGCACCGGTACTCTTCTGTGCAGCGATGCTGATTTGGACCTCCACACCGAGGCTCTTTTGTCATCTCTTTCCATTTCCACCATGCCTTCTAGTGACCTCAGCATTTCTGTTTCAGCCACCATCAGCAGCGTTGCACAGAGTGCAACTGGACAGTCCCAGGGAGCACCTGCTCCAGTAAGGTCTTCAACTATTGTGCCACCCTCTACTGCAGAATTCATATTCATACCTACTCCTGTGGTACCCCCAACTGTTGCGCCAACTTCTGCCCCAGAATCCATCACTGTGGTTGCTCCTGTGGTGCCCCCAACCATTGCACTTTCCTCTGCTCCAGAGTCCAGCTCCATGCCTACACACTCTGCAGATGGACAGCTGGAGAACAGTGCCTCGGGCTGGGCTGTTGACTTAGATTGGGGCAAGAGCTTAGCTTCAGGAGATGAGAGTATTGTCCCATATATCACCACTGCCACCCCTACAGAGGTAACTCCTGAAGAAAAGGATGATGGGATTGAGGAGCACTCTTCCTCCTTCTACTTTGAGGGCGAGAATGGGAAAGATAGTGAATCTACCGAGTTCAGAGTCACTCTGCGCCCCAGCCCATCCTGGACTCTAAGAGGAAGTGGGGAAGAGGAGAGCGGATCAGGTGAAAACCTCACAGATAATGAGACATCTTCAGACTTCAGTATTCCAGAGCGCACTGAGAGGGATTCAGAGGAGGAACCAGTGGAAGGTAAAATTCTCGGTTGTTGACGTCCATTCCTGAAGCTGCTTCTTAGTTTAGATATGCTCAGTAAAGCTTGATCAGTGAATCATCAGTGAAGAGTCTTGAAATATCTGAAAGCTCTTGCTGCAAGGACAACTAATCCATCCTAAATTCTGAATGCCTTAACCATCCACAAATGTCACCTATACAACTAAAATCTCATCCAGAAAATATTCTGTAGAAGTTAATTCACTGGGAAGGTAAGATTGAAGAGCTCACTGCATTGTCCTTAATTACCGTATGCGTCAAATCTTCTGACAAGTTAGGATAAAATGTGCTACTAAATAACCATCATCTTACTTAGAATATCCCATCATCACAATATATGTCTGATTCCTAGTCCCATGTGATCCATGTGTGTTCTGTTTTGTGTTGCATGTTCTTCATGTGATTATTTGCTCAAATGTCTATTTGCATGCTTACATCTGTCATCAGAAATATACCAACAGCATGTTTTCCATATTTCATATTCAATatacctttatatatatttagcaatgACAAAATATGGGCTCAATTTGTAGATTTATCCAGTGTTATATGATAGAATATCGGTATAGAAATTTAAACTGCATGGAGGCATAGCATTTGAGCTAAGATTTGGCTTAGCTATGTTAGCACAGTTTGATTATTATTCCATGGGATAACTTAGTCATTTCACTGTTTGTCCAGCAGAGAGCAGCACATCTCTTATATTTGGTCACTAGTAGGTGACAGCTGGCAGTGCAGCATTGTGTTTTGGCTGGGATGCCGAGGTCATCTCAGACAATCCTAGGCCAGGTCTTAATCTCTCTAACGTGTCTGTCTGCAATGAATCATGACCTGTGAACTTTTTAGCTTCTTAGTGTCATACCAACTCAAAACACATTTCTGATGGTATAGATTGAGTGGTGCTATACCAATCCTtatggatgacatactgattatAGGGTCTTTAAGAATCAAAGTCAATATCCTGTGTCTGATAGTTGGAACTCAATATGTTAAAGGACAAATGGTGGTTTTTAGTCGTTTTATGCAGATTTCGAGTTTAGTTCAAATTAGCCCCTTTACCAAAAACTGCTATTTTTATCGTTGTTATTATCCACAGCATTAATTGTACTAGGTACTGTATATAAtcattcattgtttttatatggTTTTTAGCCATTTTTACTTATTTCTCAGTTATTGCATGTCTTACTGGTTTGCTAATTATGTCACTTTAGTACTATAGTAAGATCAACCTTGATCTGTGTTACAAGTTATGTGAAGTGTGATAGTTCcacttgacttgaaaaaaaaacattttataaggtGAGTTTGTttgcagtgtttaaaaaaaaaaaagttaaattatctCTAATAAGATCCTGCATTTCCCATCAAGAACATTGATTACTAATGATGCTCTGATCTGAGTAGGGTGTTTTTAACCCATAGATGCTGGTAACAGCAGTCATGAATCGCGAGTGGGCCTGGCGAGCAGCATTGAGCGCCAGAAGAAGGCTGTGATTCCTCTGGCTGTGGTCTCCACCCTCACTTTCCTGGGTCTCATCGTTTTGATTGGCATTTTTATCTACTGGAGGTAAGTCCACTGGGTAACAGCATCTTATTTAATATggaattgtgtatttaaaacaaatgtaaaacacatttcCTTTCTTTAATTAACATgtagtgtatataatttttttgtttgtttattatttttatattgcataCACTTGCtgaccattaaaaataaattatattaactcAAGTAACTCAAGcaaggttattttatttatttaatttatttattcttttttttttttactgtgcatttaaaaaatagcattGGTCATGCATAGTCAGACAGGATgcatggaaaacaaaaaatatacttcTTCTGAGACAGCTGCTCATGATTTCCATCATATTGTTACTAATCCATAATCATAACAATAGTCGATAAGGAGGAGAAGGGGGAGTGGTGTGGCCCCATGAGGAGCGTGTTGTCTGTCTGTGATGGGGGTCTAATCTTGGGCATATACCCAATCTCACACCCACCGGGTGAGGTACCACCTCAAAAGGAAGCAAGATAAACAAGCCATGATGTAGTGGTGGTctcgctctgtgtgtgtttgtgtgtgtttgcgtgtgtgtgtgtgtgtgtgtgtgtgtgtgtgtgtgtgtgtgtgaaaccgCCCAGAATTCACACCAAAGCGGTAAAAATGGTCCTTCCACACCAGGATGGAAGTCTAAAATCCTGTTTACCATCAGATATTCCCAACCGTGAAATAAGCAACTTTGGCAATCCCATAAAGAAAATGTCTCAGACGTGTAAACAGTTTAGCGGCACAAGATTGTACATTTCTCATTCCAACGTGCCTCTTGCCCCTTCAACATATTGCTCATGTTTGACTTTCTGTTGTTACACCGTGAAGATTGCGAGGAGATTAAATCGGTAATCTTGGAGCCGGTGATTAAATCTCTGATACGCTGATCTGTTGTTTGTGGGCCTACAGGGAACACATGCTGCCAGGCTGGAGAAAGAACCTCCACGTGATTATGTTCAGCACGACCAAGTCATGTTCATGTCTTGTTAGTGCAGCCGTGGGTGGTTCAATCTCAGCAGAACATGGGCATGTATGACTGCTTGTCCATCTGTAGCTACATGGTGCTCATTTAGAGAGCAGACAGATGCGCATTTAATGGGACATCTTGAAACGTTAGCATTACATCTGTGTTGCTTATCATTGTGGTCACTAATCCCTTCCAAGAAGTTACTGTTTTAGACAAAACAGTTATGAAAGTCCTCTTGGTGATCCTGTTAAAAACGTGTCCTGGATTAGATTGAATAtggtttttgaatttattttttaagcttagACTTCAATCTCAAACTCATATATGGATAagacaacaacataaaaataatcaaagcTTGTGTGATagaactgttaattttttttatctgtttttgttaactttgtgtGAATGTAATTCGTGTAGTACATCTGCCTTACATGCTATTCAGTCAACAGTACTTATGTTACATAAAGAGtagaaaaagtgtttaatgcCGTTACAGGACATGTTTTCAGACTGCTCATTTCTACATTGAAGACAGCACATCACCCAGGGTTATATCCTACTCGCCAGTGCTGAGCCCTACAGGTAACACacactttttcataattataatagAGAGTTTTCATTGATACTAATGATATTTGGGTCAATAATTgatgctaatttttttatttacttaaaaagaaaacataaaaatacaaattttatactAAATTACTTGAATACACCTTGTCTATAGtgaccatgtttttattttctgaattaaaattcattttgatattttttggggggcataaaataaaaaagtggtacaactgtcctgatattataatgaagcctaattaaaaattattctagaaaagaaaactttaaataatgttgatttttttatttttattggagaactttaaaagtaaaaacttttaattatttcaacaaaactgcttttaatatttaaaaaaactgtcatgtggtgcgaccaacttgttgaaaaaaaagaaaaaaaagaattaaaaacgaCAAcgtcaaataatcctgaaatcaAGGTGACATCCCGTTTGGACCCTcttgtgtcaaggtcaataagtcCCTTAAAATAACAGATCagtgtcatgtggtgcaactccctAAAACCTGATTAACCTGAATTCaaatttataacatatatatatatatatatacatatataccttgaaaaatacattaaattaaaaaaataatgattaaaatgtattcaaagtgtaaggaaaatatgttaATACCTTTTATTTGATGGTTTAACTATGtgacatataataattataattgcatTTCACTGCTGTTTTGGTCATCAGACATGTCTTTTACCCTTCCAGGTGAACACGATCCCCAGTCAGTAAAGCAATTTGTGAAGCATGTGGCTGAGCTTCACAACACCAACTCATTTTCTAGAGAGTTTGAGGTTCGTATCCTATCATCCCCCTCTCTTTTGACACTCTTCAAGGGACAGCTGTCTCATATGAGACTTGATGTAGAAGATCAACATGTCATTAAGGCATGTCTTATAAATGAATTGTTTGGTTCATTCAGGCACGTATATTCACTCTCTGTCCATTCATGCGTGAACACAGGTTGTTGATAATATATTTGAGTTATAATTAGGTCAGTAACGCACCCAGCTCTATGTTCCAGTCAGGTGCACAAAAAGACCCAGTTACAGCTTCATTAACATCAGTCAGTGTCAGACTGTAGATTCTCACcataacattaaattattcaCACTTCATTAGCTCATGCAAAAATCAAGCAAGCATTAATTGGACACAAACGAGACATTAAACCTAATTTATTAGTTCTTGTCATAAGCCCTAACTATGAAAAGTTTCgcaagttttaaaaacttttcgttaaaatgaaaagtttctgTCTGAGAGCTGTGTTGCTTTTTGTGTCATGTTCAGGCTGaatgaaagtttattttagtgaaatgtgttttgttgcATGCTAGTTACAGTACGTTAAACACCTGCACTGATATTAACGCTAGAGTTTGAATGCATGTTCTGTTCAATCCATGACAGCAGGTCTTTGGATTCTGTCCATTTTGATTGATCatagatattatattaatatattgatatttgtgGCTAAGTTCATTCATACACCAGTGAAAAGGTTCCTAAAAATATACtggtattcatttattattttgactttGTTACAGAAACACATAGAACATTAACTGGATTAAACCAAAACCTCAGTTGAAAGTTCAACATATCTCAGGTCATCAGATAATTATATATTTGGGTATATTTCCACTTTTGCTTTCATAAAGATTAAAGAaaaagattataaatatatttaaaaaataaagtttgcatgGAAGACGTTTCtgcattttaactttttgtaatTGGAACTTTATTTCTTGTCACTGTGGCTTTACTTCACAATTACAGTTTTATGTTTCATAGTTAAGTATTTCTTATAATTGCAACTATATTTCGTAATTTTACATCTAACAATTGCAATTAATTCTTGTGACTTCATATCCCACAACTGCAACTATATcttacaattgcaactttatgtcTCGTAATTGTTACTATATCTAAAAATTGAGACTTAATTGCTCGCAATTTAGCCGCTTTATTTAACAAGTGCAGTTATTTCTAAGAATTGCGAATTTACAGCATTTCCAGGAAATTACAGATTAAGTTTTCAAACTTCTTTTCTTGTAATTGCGACTACAtctcacatttacatattttttcataattgtgactttatttcttgtaattgtgaatttatatctcaaaattttggctttattttacaatttcagCTTTATCACaattgtgacttcatatctcacagttGTGACTAGTTCTCATAATTGCAGCTTTGTTGCACAGTGTGACTCTATATTTCCCAATTTCAACattatttccttttaattttgactttatttctcataattgtgactttatactTCACAATGTTACTCAGTCTCTCAAAATGTGACTTAATTTCTTGCtttattgaccaatcagcatcctgAAACCTACAGAGTTAATACACTTGAAATGAGCAGAATCCAACCCAGGCTGTCACTGCTTTTGCTTTGTGCTGTATTTCTGGTGCTCGGTTTGTTACTGTATTTCATTGCTTTTTGCattctcaccccccccccccacccattaGATATTGAAAGAGTATTTTGAGGTAAGCCACATCTCCCTTTAATTGTTTGCTTTTGATAGCTTTAGCAGGAATTTGTGACCCTCACTTGTCTGCACTTGTGAAAAGTCTTTGACTATGTCTTTAGTGACTATTGGAATAGagggttgtttgtgttttttaggaAGTTCAGACGTGCTCCGTGGACCTCGGAACAACAACGGACTGTTCCAGCCATCCAGACAATAAGAACAAAAACCGATACGCCAACATTTTAGCCTGTGAGAACCACTGACTTAATCCAAGTATTACATGCACATTACTGTGACTGATATAAAATGGTTACATCTTCGATTACATCCTTTAGATGACCACAGCAGAGTGCGACTCGCACCCCTAAACGACAAAGATGGGAGAAGTGGAGGGGACTATATAAATGCCAACTACGTGGATGTGAGAGACTTTAACTGAATTCAGAAACGTTGCCAGGGAAATCATGATGATTATATCTTTATTTAATCAGTGAGGCATGACTACCTCAAAGTGTAACCAATTAACTAGCACAAGTGATAAAAAGCACTGCTGATTTGCTATTGATTCGATCATAGAAAGGTCAGGCATGGTGGCACTTTGAGTGTGAGAAAGTGTTTTATTGTGTCACCTGAGATGTTCTTTCAAAGTTTAAACTAAGAATACTTGTTCTTCCCTCCTTCCTGTAGCTTTATTTGTTTCTTCTTTCTGTTTTACACAGGTTTTAACAAACAGAAAGCCTACATTGCAGCACAAGGGCCCTTAAACTCCAGCACAGTGGATTTCTGGCGGATGGTGTGGGAGCAGAATGTGGGAGTGATTGTTATGATCACAAACCTCATGGAGAAAGGGAGGGTGAGCCATTTTAGTACAGGTTCTACCTaaattaactgatgtaatgtctgacatttaaaaaaaagttcacccaaaaagattTCTCTTAtcagaaacattttcatattgcttcagaagacttggaatatagcccACAAGTCACATGGACAagaatatatgtgtatatatatttttattttcttttggaaatgCAATATTGTACTGATTTAGAAGAGGATGggaatgagtaaattatgacatttttattttggggtgacaagacaataacaaatTTTGGTTCATTCAGCCTGAACACAACAATGTTTATCCATTTCTCAGAGGAAGTGTGACCAGTACTGGCCTCTGGAGAACCAGGAAGACTATGGATGTTTTTTGGTTACTGTTAAGAGCACAAAAGCCCTTGCGTACTACACCCAGAGATCCTTCACCATCAGAAATACCAGCATAAAGAAGGTATGAAGCAGGGATACACAATATATTGGAACAATAGTGGTTAAGGGCtgatattagtttttttgttttttttagtgttcagTTGatgttggatatttaattgtgaatgttttttgtttttctctatttttacatttagattacctttgccatcatctaaaactcacttaaagttaatattttaaaacactgaatttataaacactataaaaatgtaatctttagcaaatctcaaaatgacttttaatttttaatactataCAGCATCATGATGTAATGTCTAGATACactttcagcattttaaaatcgtagatttaatttttttgtatttaatttgttatttattaagacaaaaatcattcatgattttaattttagtaatattagtaataaattgtattagtaataaattgttattttaattaattaaatgttaaattgttaacattttaacatgctacatcttttttttttttttggtaaaacaatCAGGATTGCATTAAATTTAGCTTGTTTAAAGGTCACATTTATACTTTGATCATGTTTATGACCTTTTTTAGGATTCTCAGAGAGGTCGTACTAACGAGAGGACGGTAATACAGTACCACTATACACAGTGGCCAGACATGGGCGTACCTGAGTACGTCCTGCCTGTGCTTTCATTCGTCTACAAGTCCTCTAGAGCTCAAACAGACAACATGGGGCCAATGATTGTACACTGCAGGTGGGCTACAGGACTAGCTTTAAATGTATCAAGTGTCGTATTGTATATTTTACACTTctgacgtgtgtttgtgtgtgtttagtgctGGAGTGGGCCGAACAGGGACCTACATAGTGTTGGACAGCATGTTAAAACAGATTAAAGGGCAGGGGACAGTCAACATTATGGGCTTCCTTAAACACATTCGTACACAACGGAACTATCTAGTTCAAACAGAGGTGAGTGAACAGCAATTCAAATCTCATGCTGGTGTGCAGAACTTGCTCTATAAATGATACATTATTTACTGTTTAATCAATCTCTAGTGTTGCTTAGAATTTACACTCAAAGTTGGACTTTAACATCAATTGTTC
This window harbors:
- the LOC109050944 gene encoding receptor-type tyrosine-protein phosphatase zeta-like isoform X5, translating into MEAFATRCALFLAQIALFSKTADVSEAYGYRSQKKLSDNIEWSYAGTLNQNNWAKKYPSCNNAKQSPINIEESLAQVKIQFQKLRLDGWAEKTSDSTTVKNDGKTVAIDVGGDFFVSGGGLRSKFKVGRITFHWGLCNASSDGSEHGLNDEKFPLEMQIYCYEPDAFSGLDEALRAAGKITALAVLFEINTEDNENYTAIIDAVNSVSRYGKSGPVSPFTLQGLLPKSTEKYFIYNGSLTTPPCSENVEWIIFKNTVTISDVQLEMFCEVMTMQQAGYVMLMDYLQNNYREQQEQFMGQVFSSYTGVEEVHTPICSSEPENVQANPHNHTSMLVIWERPRAVYDSSIGRYSVTYRPAQGDDESASEYLTDGDQDVGAIIQDLVANTSYMVQVVAVCTNGLYGRVSDQLTVDMPLDDPETDIDSDSFEYDEEENHHINPFLIRPGTNQLPYPFQTTTISPRVTTTEHPVYPVIKTTPRTHERRLSVEDSQKTHDHYFPAVYTDKPTVKYTDKPTILPTTVTSFVVDVHTTRPDGSSIVAGVSSESDGQSNTFTDSPTSISPETRVISGASVTPKTNIAPKTSVSPETSVTRETKVTPETRVISETSVTPETRVTPETRVISETSVTPETRVISETSVTPETSVFPETSITPETRVISETSVTPETSITPETRVISETSVTPETSVFPKTSITPEIGVISETNVTPETSVFPETSITPEIRVISETNFTPETSVFPETSITPKTNVTPETSVFPETRVISETRVTPETRVTPETSIFPETSITPKTNVSPETSITPETRVISETSITPETSITPETSIFPDTRVISETSITPETSVSPETSITPETSITPEKSIFPETSINPETRVISETSITPETSVSPETSITPETRVISETSITPETSVTPETRVISETSITPETRITPETRVISEISVTPETSRTLETSVTLKTFVTSPLINISEVEEVTQIVTDSHSYGESSVTVAPLPEIPMESTSSAFLPEVPLWPLTASLPFPTTAAFSTVLSQTTQPVFNGESALYAPSVADTLSYVHASSVSPYSLSSVLSEPIPDWDIPYTVSMLVYGGAQSITPSPSYPNLFLTGSVSYLDIEPVSSGDCIDDDGDDDILSGSISADPECRSTLPLQTLLEVTASVVSMQPSSEHDLSESPSIVSILSTLAYLQPSVPVSNDYSLMTTTLDSDSSLSATISSVAQSATGQSQGAPAPVRSSTIVPPSTAEFIFIPTPVVPPTVAPTSAPESITVVAPVVPPTIALSSAPESSSMPTHSADGQLENSASGWAVDLDWGKSLASGDESIVPYITTATPTEVTPEEKDDGIEEHSSSFYFEGENGKDSESTEFRVTLRPSPSWTLRGSGEEESGSGENLTDNETSSDFSIPERTERDSEEEPVEDAGNSSHESRVGLASSIERQKKAVIPLAVVSTLTFLGLIVLIGIFIYWRTCFQTAHFYIEDSTSPRVISYSPVLSPTGEHDPQSVKQFVKHVAELHNTNSFSREFEILKEYFEEVQTCSVDLGTTTDCSSHPDNKNKNRYANILAYDHSRVRLAPLNDKDGRSGGDYINANYVDGFNKQKAYIAAQGPLNSSTVDFWRMVWEQNVGVIVMITNLMEKGRRKCDQYWPLENQEDYGCFLVTVKSTKALAYYTQRSFTIRNTSIKKDSQRGRTNERTVIQYHYTQWPDMGVPEYVLPVLSFVYKSSRAQTDNMGPMIVHCSAGVGRTGTYIVLDSMLKQIKGQGTVNIMGFLKHIRTQRNYLVQTEEQYIFTHNALVEAILSQETEVPSSHVHQYVNNLLTPRAPCKTRLEKQFKLVCQSNAKQNDYSSALSDCNRTKNRSCSLIPVERSRVCLSTSAGETSDYINASYVMGYRQSKEFIITQKPLPSTVKDLWKMVWDHNAQVIVSLPDMSSTTEDSEPIIFWPVRDQPVSYEMFSVSLRGEGHVCLSNEDMLIVQDYILEATQDDFVLEVKHYRAPRWPNPDSPISNVFELINIVQKESGSKDGPMVVHDERGGVTAGTFCALFTLLQQLEAESVVNVYMVAKMINLMRPGVFTDIDQYQFLYKAILSLVSTQEDERALQSSDNNGTVPGGVSSAAESLESLV